A DNA window from Luteolibacter luteus contains the following coding sequences:
- a CDS encoding NADP-dependent isocitrate dehydrogenase, translating into MPEVPTIIYTKTDEAPALATYSLLPIIQAFTKPTGIAVETRDISLAGRIISQFPDLLPDNLKIADHLAELGALTLKPDANIIKLPNISASVPQLKEAIAELQKKGYPLPDYPENPQTEQEKDARARYDKVKGSAVNPVLREGNSDRRAPKAVKDYARKHPHSMGAWSGDSKTSVGTMGKNDFFSNEKSVTVSEATDVKIEFTGADGSVKVLKESTPLKAGEILDATFMSKEALVSFLTGQIAQAKADKVLFSLHMKATMMKVSDPIIFGHAVEVFFKDLIAKHAATLKELNVDFRNGFGDLVAKIQSLPADKKAEIEADIQAAYASGPALAMVNSDKGITNLHVPSDVIVDASMPAMIRAGGKMWDQAGKTQDTLAVIPDSSYAGIYQAVLDFCRANGALDPKTMGSVPNVGLMAQAAEEYGSHNKTFEVPAKGTIKVTDSNGTVLLEHAVEAGDIWRACQTKDAPVQDWVKLAVNRARATGSPAVFWLDKNRAHDSQIIAKVEKYLKDHDTAGLDIQILAPAEACKFSLERIAKGEDTISVTGNVLRDYLTDLFPILEVGTSAKMLSIVPLMNGGGLFETGAGGSAPKHVEQFVEENYLRWDSLGEFFALAASFEHLAETQKHAKAKVLADTLDAANGKFLENDRSPGRKLGTIDNRGSHFYLALYWAEALAAQNDDAELKAIFAPIAGKLAENEAKIVEEQLAVQGKKVDIGGYYQPDDEKASAALRPSATLNEILASI; encoded by the coding sequence ATGCCAGAGGTGCCCACCATCATTTACACGAAGACCGACGAAGCGCCCGCGCTCGCGACCTATTCGCTCCTCCCCATCATCCAGGCTTTTACCAAGCCCACCGGCATCGCGGTGGAAACCCGGGATATTTCCTTGGCCGGGCGGATCATTTCCCAGTTCCCGGACCTGCTACCGGATAACCTGAAGATCGCTGACCACCTGGCCGAGCTGGGGGCACTGACGCTCAAGCCGGACGCGAACATCATCAAGCTGCCGAACATTTCGGCCTCTGTGCCGCAGCTCAAGGAAGCGATCGCGGAACTCCAGAAGAAGGGCTACCCCCTGCCGGACTACCCGGAGAATCCTCAGACCGAGCAGGAAAAGGATGCCCGTGCCCGCTATGACAAGGTGAAGGGCTCCGCCGTGAACCCGGTGCTGCGCGAGGGTAACTCCGACCGCCGCGCGCCGAAAGCCGTGAAGGACTACGCCCGCAAGCACCCGCATTCGATGGGTGCCTGGAGCGGCGACTCGAAGACCTCCGTGGGCACCATGGGCAAGAACGACTTCTTCTCAAACGAGAAGTCGGTGACCGTCTCCGAAGCCACCGACGTGAAGATCGAATTCACGGGTGCCGATGGCTCGGTGAAGGTGCTCAAGGAAAGCACCCCGCTGAAGGCCGGTGAAATCCTGGATGCCACCTTCATGAGCAAGGAGGCACTGGTGAGTTTCCTGACAGGCCAGATCGCTCAGGCGAAGGCCGACAAGGTGCTCTTCTCGCTTCACATGAAGGCGACGATGATGAAGGTCTCCGACCCGATCATCTTTGGCCACGCGGTGGAGGTTTTCTTCAAGGATCTCATCGCCAAGCACGCCGCGACGCTGAAGGAGCTGAATGTGGATTTCCGCAACGGCTTCGGCGATCTCGTCGCCAAGATCCAATCGCTTCCGGCCGACAAGAAGGCGGAGATCGAAGCGGACATCCAGGCCGCCTACGCCAGCGGCCCGGCCCTCGCGATGGTGAACTCCGACAAGGGGATCACCAACCTGCACGTGCCGTCCGATGTGATCGTGGACGCTTCCATGCCGGCCATGATCCGCGCCGGTGGCAAGATGTGGGATCAGGCTGGCAAGACGCAGGACACCCTGGCGGTGATCCCGGATAGCTCCTACGCCGGCATCTATCAGGCCGTGCTCGATTTCTGCAGGGCGAACGGAGCTCTCGATCCGAAGACCATGGGCTCCGTGCCGAACGTGGGACTCATGGCGCAGGCTGCAGAGGAGTATGGCTCGCACAACAAGACCTTTGAAGTTCCTGCCAAGGGCACGATCAAGGTGACCGACTCCAACGGCACGGTGCTGCTGGAGCACGCCGTGGAAGCCGGCGACATCTGGCGCGCCTGCCAGACCAAGGACGCCCCGGTCCAAGATTGGGTGAAGCTTGCCGTGAATCGCGCCCGCGCGACGGGGTCCCCGGCTGTCTTCTGGCTCGATAAGAACCGCGCGCATGACTCGCAGATCATCGCGAAGGTGGAGAAGTATCTGAAGGATCACGACACCGCCGGACTCGACATCCAGATCCTGGCTCCCGCCGAAGCTTGCAAGTTCAGCCTCGAGCGCATTGCCAAGGGCGAAGACACGATCTCCGTCACTGGTAACGTGCTGCGCGACTACCTGACCGACCTCTTCCCGATCCTCGAAGTTGGCACCTCCGCAAAGATGCTCTCGATCGTCCCGCTGATGAATGGTGGCGGTCTCTTCGAAACCGGGGCCGGTGGTTCCGCGCCGAAGCATGTCGAGCAGTTCGTCGAAGAAAACTACCTGCGCTGGGATTCCCTTGGTGAGTTCTTCGCGCTGGCCGCTTCTTTCGAACATCTCGCGGAAACGCAGAAGCACGCGAAGGCAAAGGTCCTCGCCGATACGCTGGATGCTGCGAACGGCAAGTTCCTGGAGAACGACCGCTCACCGGGCCGCAAGCTCGGCACGATCGACAACCGCGGCTCGCACTTCTACCTCGCGCTCTACTGGGCGGAGGCGCTTGCGGCTCAAAACGACGACGCCGAGCTGAAGGCCATCTTTGCTCCGATCGCCGGGAAGCTCGCTGAGAACGAAGCCAAGATCGTGGAAGAGCAGCTTGCCGTGCAGGGCAAGAAAGTGGACATCGGCGGCTACTACCAACCGGATGACGAGAAGGCTTCCGCGGCCCTGCGTCCTAGCGCCACGCTGAACGAGATCCTCGCTTCGATCTAA
- a CDS encoding lectin-like domain-containing protein, producing MKTQNIPLWGRGAFALILTAATATSLEAAEKTHRYFKFEQTKLRGAANSIQLAEFQLKLGATVLPMTSVTVTNPGGNSPGGEPPANVKDGSVETKWLDFNKEELVFDFGSAVTVDGYNFATANDAPERDPVSWLFYGSDDGTNWIPLDVRADQAITTVRKTYEVGWIIPESIAPQITAFSTSKFVAINGSTNVTANWTTLLADTVTLSGYGTVAGTGSQVLTLANNTDTPLTLTATNSFGAPTVTTTVRTVAGGSATYQYVRFTPVKLRDDQNANSIQLAELFLKNGATVLPVFAASNEEGGNSPGAEGPDKLIDNNLDTKWLDFSKGAVVLEFTEPTTFDSYGFATANDAEARDPVRWILEGSDDLENWTMIDNLTAFDAPITLARKTYIPDVPLPGASLIPFATMSGETKVISGEPMTLVWRSGGGVTVTLNGNSVAASGSMDVSPTADTTYTLTVTSAGALVATSSVEVDVIDPAIDEIDYANFDAAGDEIALLGQSEILNDFANRPAPGDFKRLRITPDEGSVTGAAWFRKRLDFSEGFETNFDLHLVTLTTTNNAGADGIAFVIHNDPLRTQAFPPDTQENGLPANALNITFDTHQNEAEPSAATIEVRDGQSLLQSVNLADFPEITLGGTPEAKDLTRTDGNVAPYKVRITYVPGDLDVYFEGVLVIANLEVNLADAFAVNEEGLGYAGFTARTGGFFEAHDVTRWKLVEGVPVAPPVLTSYTVTGGATPSATLNWSSSTARTYRVTTSTDLVDWSNVLQSGIAGHASGTNSISVSLPVAQKVFVRVEEE from the coding sequence ATGAAAACCCAAAATATACCCCTGTGGGGGAGGGGGGCGTTTGCCCTCATCCTCACGGCTGCCACAGCTACTTCGCTGGAAGCAGCCGAAAAGACACACCGCTACTTCAAGTTCGAGCAGACCAAGTTGAGAGGGGCTGCCAACAGCATCCAGCTGGCGGAATTCCAGCTCAAGCTGGGAGCCACCGTCCTTCCCATGACGAGCGTCACGGTGACCAATCCAGGCGGCAACAGCCCGGGCGGTGAGCCTCCTGCGAACGTAAAGGATGGCAGCGTCGAGACCAAATGGCTCGACTTCAACAAGGAGGAGCTAGTCTTCGACTTCGGAAGCGCCGTCACCGTCGACGGATATAACTTCGCCACGGCGAATGACGCACCCGAGCGCGATCCGGTGAGCTGGCTCTTCTACGGCAGCGACGATGGAACCAACTGGATCCCTCTGGATGTGCGCGCAGACCAGGCCATCACCACGGTGCGGAAAACCTACGAGGTCGGCTGGATCATTCCGGAATCGATCGCACCCCAGATCACTGCGTTCAGCACGAGCAAGTTCGTGGCCATCAACGGATCGACAAACGTTACTGCGAATTGGACGACCCTTCTTGCCGATACCGTGACCCTTAGTGGTTATGGTACTGTGGCCGGTACGGGATCACAGGTCCTCACGCTGGCGAACAACACCGATACCCCGCTGACGCTGACCGCCACCAATTCCTTCGGAGCTCCGACAGTGACTACCACGGTGCGGACCGTGGCAGGGGGCTCGGCCACCTACCAGTATGTGCGCTTCACCCCGGTCAAGTTGCGCGACGACCAGAATGCCAACAGTATCCAGTTGGCAGAACTCTTCCTGAAAAACGGAGCCACGGTCTTGCCGGTCTTTGCAGCTTCCAACGAGGAAGGCGGGAACAGCCCGGGGGCCGAAGGTCCGGACAAGCTGATCGACAATAACCTCGATACGAAGTGGCTCGATTTTAGCAAGGGAGCGGTCGTTCTCGAATTTACGGAACCCACCACCTTCGACTCCTACGGCTTCGCAACCGCCAATGACGCCGAGGCTCGCGATCCAGTGCGCTGGATCCTTGAAGGGAGCGACGACCTGGAGAATTGGACGATGATCGATAACCTCACGGCCTTCGATGCTCCGATCACCTTGGCGCGCAAAACCTACATCCCGGACGTGCCTCTCCCGGGTGCTTCCTTGATTCCCTTCGCCACGATGAGCGGCGAAACAAAGGTGATCTCCGGGGAGCCGATGACGCTGGTATGGCGATCCGGCGGTGGTGTCACGGTGACCCTCAACGGAAATAGCGTTGCTGCTTCCGGCTCGATGGATGTCTCGCCCACGGCGGATACGACCTACACGCTCACCGTCACATCGGCGGGTGCGCTGGTGGCCACATCCTCGGTGGAGGTGGACGTGATTGACCCTGCCATCGATGAGATCGATTACGCCAACTTCGATGCGGCGGGCGACGAAATTGCCCTGCTTGGCCAATCGGAGATCCTCAATGACTTCGCGAATCGTCCGGCCCCGGGAGACTTCAAGCGTCTCCGGATCACCCCGGATGAGGGGAGCGTCACCGGTGCTGCCTGGTTCCGGAAGCGGCTGGATTTCTCGGAGGGCTTCGAGACGAACTTCGACCTGCATCTTGTAACCCTCACGACCACGAACAACGCGGGTGCCGATGGTATCGCCTTTGTCATTCACAACGACCCGCTGCGGACACAGGCCTTCCCGCCGGATACTCAGGAAAACGGCCTGCCTGCCAATGCGCTGAATATCACCTTTGATACTCACCAGAACGAAGCCGAGCCGAGTGCGGCGACGATCGAGGTGCGCGATGGGCAGAGCCTGTTGCAATCGGTGAATCTCGCGGACTTCCCTGAGATCACCCTTGGTGGCACACCTGAAGCCAAAGACCTCACCCGCACGGATGGCAATGTGGCTCCCTACAAGGTCCGCATTACCTACGTGCCTGGCGATCTGGACGTCTATTTCGAAGGCGTGCTGGTGATTGCCAACCTGGAGGTCAATCTCGCGGACGCCTTTGCCGTGAATGAGGAAGGTCTCGGATACGCCGGCTTCACGGCGCGCACGGGCGGCTTCTTCGAAGCGCACGACGTCACCCGTTGGAAGCTCGTGGAAGGCGTGCCGGTGGCACCGCCAGTTCTCACGTCCTACACGGTGACAGGAGGTGCCACGCCTTCCGCCACCTTGAACTGGAGCTCCAGCACCGCACGGACCTATCGCGTTACCACCTCGACCGACTTGGTCGACTGGTCGAACGTCCTCCAGAGCGGGATCGCGGGTCATGCCAGCGGCACGAACAGCATCTCCGTGTCCCTGCCGGTTGCGCAGAAGGTATTTGTCCGGGTTGAAGAAGAGTGA
- a CDS encoding SRPBCC family protein yields MTPDSTPVACSLDREFPFPADQVFDAWTDASLLARWWGPEDFKTSVCEFEARPGGGIRIDLRAPDGVVYPMTGAVEEIEVPGRLVFTSAALDDTGRAMLKLRTTVECTAHGSRTSLSLRVHVIEKTSAAARLLAGMEAGWSLSFVRLEALLRDLREIVTSRVFPAPRAVLFEAFRNPQQLVSWWGPKGFRNTFDVFEPKSGGRWRFTMHGPNGTCYPNEKDFIAVVPEERIVFKHIDPVHGFRMTMIYQDEAGGTRLTWRMRFESEEQSAKMADLIAEKNEENFDRLEEHLMHSGMLAG; encoded by the coding sequence ATGACGCCTGATTCCACCCCCGTTGCCTGTTCCCTTGATCGTGAGTTTCCTTTTCCTGCTGACCAAGTTTTCGATGCTTGGACCGACGCCTCGCTTCTTGCCCGCTGGTGGGGACCAGAGGACTTCAAAACCTCCGTCTGCGAATTCGAAGCTAGGCCGGGAGGTGGAATCCGGATCGATCTGCGCGCGCCGGATGGCGTCGTCTATCCGATGACCGGTGCGGTTGAGGAAATCGAGGTCCCGGGAAGGCTGGTGTTTACCAGCGCCGCTCTGGATGACACGGGCAGAGCGATGCTCAAGTTGCGGACGACGGTGGAATGCACCGCTCATGGCAGCAGGACCTCCCTATCCCTGCGTGTGCACGTGATCGAGAAGACCTCCGCTGCAGCGCGTCTTCTCGCAGGGATGGAGGCAGGCTGGTCCCTTAGCTTCGTGCGGCTGGAGGCCTTGCTCCGGGATCTCCGGGAGATTGTCACCTCGCGGGTGTTTCCAGCACCTCGGGCGGTCTTGTTCGAGGCTTTCAGGAATCCCCAGCAACTCGTCAGCTGGTGGGGGCCTAAGGGATTTCGGAATACCTTTGATGTCTTCGAACCGAAGTCCGGGGGACGATGGCGCTTCACCATGCATGGACCGAACGGGACCTGCTATCCGAATGAGAAGGACTTCATCGCAGTGGTCCCGGAGGAGCGCATTGTCTTCAAGCACATCGATCCCGTGCATGGCTTTCGGATGACGATGATTTATCAGGATGAAGCAGGAGGAACCCGGCTGACCTGGCGGATGAGGTTTGAATCCGAGGAGCAGTCGGCAAAGATGGCGGATCTTATTGCCGAGAAGAACGAGGAAAACTTCGACCGCTTGGAAGAGCACCTGATGCATTCCGGGATGCTGGCGGGGTGA
- a CDS encoding 6,7-dimethyl-8-ribityllumazine synthase, with amino-acid sequence MQLSRSREIDQKILGHPPLDSPSAPHFALPMNIALISATWHADLLAIAAGSCKEAIGSTATTTDFTVPGALEIPLLAQTLAKTGKYDAVIAIGLIVDGGIYRHEFVADAVISGMMRVQLDTGVPVFSCVLTPQHFDESEERLSFFRDHLAIKGREVGNACLKMLDVLAKAKA; translated from the coding sequence ATGCAATTGAGCCGGTCCCGTGAAATAGACCAGAAGATACTTGGACATCCACCGCTTGACTCACCCTCCGCTCCGCACTTCGCTCTGCCCATGAACATCGCCCTGATCTCCGCAACGTGGCATGCCGATCTTCTCGCCATCGCCGCCGGTTCCTGCAAGGAAGCCATCGGCAGCACCGCGACCACCACGGACTTCACCGTCCCCGGTGCGTTGGAGATTCCCCTGCTCGCCCAAACCTTGGCGAAGACCGGCAAATACGACGCGGTGATCGCGATCGGCCTGATCGTCGATGGTGGGATCTACCGCCACGAGTTTGTCGCAGATGCCGTGATCTCCGGGATGATGCGCGTGCAACTGGACACCGGGGTGCCAGTCTTTTCCTGCGTGCTCACGCCGCAGCATTTCGATGAAAGCGAGGAGCGCCTTTCCTTCTTCCGGGATCACCTTGCCATCAAAGGCCGCGAGGTCGGCAATGCCTGCCTGAAGATGCTCGATGTCCTCGCAAAGGCGAAGGCCTGA
- a CDS encoding S41 family peptidase, translating into MRTKLPGFGFIMAAVTWLSCLVPLAAENKSDVYAKDVDFMLAELPKKAGHFFQTKHIDWKKVSAEFKAAVKKVKSDEDHLKLCNRLVARLKDGHAGLVDPTVKYPDESKGRRFTGPRVHLVIIGEKVYVRTAFGDAEAAGVKAGMEVVKIDGKPAMEYLKAASDRLCDERGYGTDHAAMYYACHTGLADWEGEEIEFQLLDGKKRETVKIVRRGGPNFVPIGPVFPPKNVKTIGRQMYGKTEGGMAYIQLRDVPGELPEQLDVMLKEIGDAPGLILDCRANGGGGCDHDAVFGRFVPGGEKWRQYQSAGPNPYAGPMVVIVDAGVRSAGETVAGQFKEDGRAWMIGDTPTAGMSSSKDRLEVPSGMFKVYYAVASNKGRFNGGKGIEGIGVPPNEVTPYDPEDLRKGIDTQIRKAEEILKRGLPAGKVAYQPKKGG; encoded by the coding sequence ATGAGAACCAAGCTTCCCGGTTTCGGTTTCATAATGGCGGCTGTGACTTGGCTGTCATGCCTCGTTCCGTTGGCGGCAGAGAATAAATCAGACGTCTACGCGAAGGATGTGGACTTCATGCTCGCGGAATTGCCGAAGAAAGCAGGGCACTTCTTCCAGACGAAGCATATCGATTGGAAGAAGGTGAGTGCCGAGTTCAAGGCGGCGGTGAAGAAGGTGAAGTCAGACGAGGATCACCTGAAGCTCTGTAATCGGCTCGTAGCGCGCCTGAAGGACGGCCATGCCGGCTTGGTCGATCCCACGGTAAAGTATCCGGATGAGTCGAAAGGCCGGCGCTTCACTGGCCCCCGGGTGCATCTCGTGATCATCGGAGAGAAGGTGTATGTTCGCACGGCCTTTGGCGATGCCGAGGCAGCGGGCGTGAAGGCCGGGATGGAAGTGGTGAAGATCGATGGGAAGCCGGCCATGGAATACTTGAAGGCCGCTAGTGATCGCCTCTGCGACGAGCGGGGCTATGGCACTGACCACGCGGCCATGTACTATGCCTGCCATACCGGGCTGGCGGATTGGGAAGGAGAGGAAATCGAATTCCAACTGCTGGATGGCAAGAAGCGGGAGACCGTGAAAATCGTGCGCCGCGGCGGACCGAATTTTGTGCCAATCGGTCCGGTGTTTCCCCCGAAGAACGTGAAGACGATCGGGCGGCAGATGTATGGGAAGACGGAAGGCGGAATGGCCTACATACAGCTCCGGGACGTGCCGGGGGAACTCCCGGAGCAGCTGGATGTCATGCTTAAGGAGATTGGCGACGCGCCCGGCTTGATCTTGGATTGCCGCGCGAATGGCGGCGGTGGCTGCGATCACGACGCGGTCTTCGGGCGTTTCGTGCCGGGTGGGGAGAAGTGGCGGCAATACCAGAGTGCCGGGCCCAATCCCTATGCGGGACCGATGGTCGTCATCGTGGATGCCGGGGTGAGGTCGGCCGGAGAGACGGTGGCCGGGCAATTCAAGGAGGATGGACGTGCGTGGATGATCGGGGACACGCCGACGGCAGGCATGTCGTCATCGAAGGACCGTCTGGAAGTTCCAAGCGGCATGTTCAAGGTCTACTACGCCGTGGCAAGCAACAAGGGACGCTTCAACGGAGGGAAGGGGATCGAGGGAATCGGAGTGCCACCGAATGAAGTGACGCCTTATGATCCGGAAGATTTGCGGAAGGGCATCGATACCCAGATCCGGAAGGCGGAGGAGATTTTGAAGAGAGGGCTGCCCGCAGGGAAGGTGGCGTATCAGCCGAAGAAGGGAGGGTGA